One region of Bacteroidia bacterium genomic DNA includes:
- a CDS encoding transposase — MPSHVHLIISTESNPMEDIMRDIKSFTSRKLREQIADHPQERRKEWLIWMMKRAGRKNNNNREWQLWQQHNQPINYGTTTCRKLNWIIFIIIR; from the coding sequence CCATGTACATCTGATTATCAGCACAGAATCCAATCCAATGGAAGATATTATGCGTGACATTAAAAGCTTCACTTCCCGGAAGCTCAGGGAACAAATTGCCGATCATCCGCAGGAACGCAGGAAGGAATGGCTAATTTGGATGATGAAGCGGGCTGGAAGGAAAAATAACAATAACCGGGAATGGCAATTGTGGCAGCAGCATAACCAGCCTATAAATTATGGGACAACCACATGCAGGAAACTAAATTGGATTATCTTCATAATAATCCGGTAG